In one window of Procambarus clarkii isolate CNS0578487 chromosome 63, FALCON_Pclarkii_2.0, whole genome shotgun sequence DNA:
- the LOC138354610 gene encoding involucrin-like encodes MLQHKISDLVMLQHKISDLVMLQHKISDLVMLQHKISDLVMLQHKISDLVMLQHKISDLVMLQHKISDLVMLQHKISDLVMLQHKISDLVMLQHKISDLVMLQHKDSDLVMLQHKDSDLVMLQHKDSDLVMLQHKISDLVMLQHKDSDLVMLQHKDSDLVMLQHKDSDLVMLQHKDSDLVMLQHKDSDLVMLQHKISDLVMLQHKDSDLVMLQHKDSDLVMLQHKDSDLVMLQHKDSDLVMLQHKDSDLVMLQHKDSDLVMLQHKISDLVMLQHKDSDLVMLQHKDSDLVMLQHKISDLVMLQHKDQ; translated from the coding sequence atgttgcaacataaGATCAGTGacctggtaatgttgcaacataaGATCAGTGACCTGGTAATGTTGCAGCATAAGATCAGTGacctggtaatgttgcaacataaGATCAGTGacctggtaatgttgcaacataaGATCAGTGacctggtaatgttgcaacataaGATCAGTGacctggtaatgttgcaacataaGATCAGTGacctggtaatgttgcaacataaGATCAGTGacctggtaatgttgcaacataaGATCAGTGacctggtaatgttgcaacataaGATCAGTGacctggtaatgttgcaacataaGGACAGTGacctggtaatgttgcaacataaGGACAGTGacctggtaatgttgcaacataaGGACAGTGacctggtaatgttgcaacataaGATCAGTGacctggtaatgttgcaacataaGGACAGTGacctggtaatgttgcaacataaGGACAGTGacctggtaatgttgcaacataaGGACAGTGacctggtaatgttgcaacataaGGACAGTGacctggtaatgttgcaacataaGGACAGTGACCTGGTAATGTTGCAGCATAAGATCAGTGACCTGGTGATGTTGCAACATAAGGACAGTGacctggtaatgttgcaacataaGGACAGTGacctggtaatgttgcaacataaGGACAGTGacctggtaatgttgcaacataaGGACAGTGacctggtaatgttgcaacataaGGACAGTGacctggtaatgttgcaacataaGGACAGTGACCTGGTAATGTTGCAGCATAAGATCAGTGACCTGGTGATGTTGCAACATAAGGACAGTGacctggtaatgttgcaacataaGGACAGTGacctggtaatgttgcaacataaGATCAGTGacctggtaatgttgcaacataaAGATCAGTGa